CGGAACTGATAGACCGAATATCGCAGCTGGATCTTTTTATTACCGGAGACAGCGGTCCGATGCATGTAGCAGCAGCATTCCAGGTATCTACTGTAGCATTGTTCGGCCCCACGAAAGATAAAGAGACCAGCCAATGGAAAAACCCCAAAGGGATCATTGTTAAAAAAGAGATGGCATGTGCGCCGTGTATGAAGCGGACCTGTCCTTTGAAACATCATGAGTGTATGAAGTTCATAAAAGCGGAAGATGTGCTAAAGGCAGTTAAGCAGTTAACTTAATTCGTTATCTACTGCCTGACAGAGTGTATGCCCTATGAGTATGTGCATCTCCTGTATGCGGGGAGTATCGTTAGAGGGTACTACAATGTTAATGTCGCATACTTCATTCATTTCTCCGCCGTCTCTCCCCGACAGACCCAGACAGTCGCAGCCAAGTGTTTTAGCCACCTTGAAAGCGGAGAGAACATTTTTGGAATTCCCACTGGTCGAAATACCGATGAGCAGGTCTCCTTTGTTTGCCAATGCCTCGACCTGCCGGTCGAAGACACGGTCATATCCGTAATCATTGGAGATTGCAGTGAGTGCCGAAGTGTCTGTAGTCAAGGCAATACCGGGAAGACCTCTGCGCTCGCTTTTGTACCGTCCCGTCAGTTCTGCTGCGATATGCTGGGCATCGGCAGCCGAACCGCCGTTTCCGCATAAAAGGACCTTGTGACCGTTCCTCAGTGTATCCACAAGCATACGCGAAGCCTTTTCTACAGAAGGGATCAGTATGTCAATCGTTTTTTCAATCGTTTTTCTGTGTGCTTCGAATTCGGCCTGTATCATCTCTTTCATGGGCACTCCTTGAACATTATGGTAGCAAAGTTTCACATAATCCGGGATAATGGAATACTTCTGTATAATTAACCTAAAAAAGAATTTAACATACAATGAAACAACTCATTAAATATTTTCTGCCCTATATGCTTGATTATAAAAGAGAATTCATCTTTGCTATTCTCGGTATGATCGCCGTGGCAGTGGGTACGACACTCTCGGCACACCTTCTTAAACCTGTACTGGATGATATTTTCATCAACAAGGACCAGGAGATGCTGAAATTGATCCCCTTTGCCATCGTTGGGGTCTTTATGCTGAAGTCTACCGGACGTTTTGTGCAGACCTACTATACGGTCTATATCGGAGATGACATCGTCCGGAAACTGCGTGACAGATTAGCTCTCCATTTGATGTATCAGGATATCGACTATCTCAACAAAATGCGAAGCGGGGAACTGTTGAGCCGTGTCACCAATGACATCAATCGTATCCAGTCCGTTGTCTCTTCCATGATTCCGACACTGATGGTCAAAGCCATGCTGATCGTCACACTGACAGCCTATGTGATCTACCAGAGTCCGAAGCTGGCATTTTATTTTCTGGTGATTATGCCGCTGGCACTTCTGCCGCTTCAGATTCTGGCGCGTAAAATGAAAAAATATTCCAAACGTTCCCAGGAGAGCAATTCCGACCTGACATCACGCCTGACCGAGATATTCAATAATATCGAAGTGATCAAATCAAGTTCTTCCCAGGAGTACGAGTATGAGCGCTTCTCCAAAGAGAATATGAATTTCTTCCAGCTGGCCATCAAGCAGATGAGGGTCAATGCACTGGTGGGCCCCTCTTTAGAGGTTTTCGGTTCTGTAGCCATTGCTGTCGCCATTTATGTCGGTGCACTTCAGGTCATTCATGATGAGATCACCGTAGGTACTTTTTTTGCTTTTGTAACGGCACTCTTCATGCTCTATGATCCCATAAAGGTACTCTCCAATATTCACAATCGTATTCAGGATGCAGTAGCGGCGACGGAGCGGATGAGCGAATTGTTTGAAAGTGCCCCGACGATCGTTTCGGGGAACAAAGAACTGCAATATGTTGAAAAAGTCATCTTTGAAAACGTTTCACTGGACTATGGCGGTAAAAAAGCACTTGAGGGGATTAGCCTTGAAGCCCGGAAAGGAAAAGTATATGCATTGGTAGGGGACAGTGGAGCGGGGAAAAGCAGCTTTGTCAATCTTCTGGTACGTTTCTATGAACCGACTTTGGGGGAACTGAAGATCAATGATCTCAATATTGCCGAGTACACGCTTGATTCCCTGCATCGGAAGATCGCCTATGTGACACAGCGTATCTATATCTTTCAGGACACAGTGCTTGCCAATGTGGCCTATGGAAGCGAGGCTGATGAAGAACAGGTCATTGCTGCATTGAAAAAAGCACAGGCATGGGAATTTGTGAAAGAGATGGACGAGGGGATATATACCTCCCTGGACGAATTTGGTGTCAACCTGAGCGGCGGGCAGAGACAGCGTATCGCTCTGGCAAGGGCACTTTACAAATCACCGGAGATCCTCATACTTGACGAGGCAACCTCTGCACTGGACAACAAGAGTGAAAAAGCCATTCAAAAAGCGCTTGAAGGGATCAAAAATGAAATGGTCACCTTCATTGTGGCACACAGGCTCAGCACTGTGGAGAATGCCGATACGATCCTGCTTTTTGAAGAGGGCAGGATCATAGATAGGGGGAGTTACAGTGAACTTCTTTCCCGTTCGGAAGCGTTCAGGAGATTGGCAAATAAGGGTGAAGAATAACCTTTCAGCAACTGTTTCCGGAGATCTTCCCGATGATCGATGAGGTACTTTTCCCCTCAACGAAGCTGATGAGCTTCACTTCTTTGGCAATATCGCTGCCGACCACCTCTTTACCTTCATAATCCGCACCTTTGACAAGTACGTCAGGCATAACGCGTTTGATCAGTTCGTAAGGGGTGTCTTCCGTAAAGGGTACGACATAGTCGACACTTTCAAGAGCAGCCAGAAGAAAGGCTCTGTCCTCAAGGTCGTTGATAGGCCTTGACTCGCCCTTTAGTCTGGTAATACTCTCATCGGAGTTGAGGCCAACGATAAGGAAATCTCCCAATGCCTTGGCCTGTTGAAGGTAGCTTGCATGTCCGCGGTGAAGGATATCAAAACAGCCGTTGGTAAAGATGATCTTCCTCCCCTGTGCTCTCAGGCGCTTGGCTATTCGTTTTATCTGTGTGAAATCCTTGATCTTGCTTTCCGCCTGTCCTTTGTTGAGGGAGTGTTCATACTCTTCTATCTCGTTGAGCGTTGCCGTAGCCGAACCGACCTTTGCCACAACGATAGCGGCCGCCTTGTTGGCAAATTCACAGGCTTCGGTAATATCAAGCCCGCTTGCCATGGCAATGCCCAGTGAGGCCAGTACTGTATCTCCTGCACCTGTGACATCATAGACTTCTCTTGCAACCGTGGGGATGATGTGCATCCCGTCATTGAATATGGCGATCCCTTCTTCGCTCAGCGTGATGATACCGTAAGTAAGTGAGAGTTCGTTCTTGAGTTTGAAACCGGCTTCTCTGAGCGTATCCTGATCAGAAAGCTCAATGCCTGTGGCCAGGGATGCCTCTTTTTTGTTCGGTGTCAGAAGCGTGGCACCTTCGTATTTGCCGTAGTCAGTCCCTTTGGGATCTACCAATACCGGTTTGTCATGTGCTTTGGCCAGAGAGATGATGTCCCGTGTAAGCGTTGGAGTGAGCACACCTTTGCCATAATCGGAGAGCAGTACTGCATCACAGGAGAAGATGTTCTTCTGAAGGTCTGTGAGCAACGCATACTGTGAGCCCAAAGAGATATCTTCCCGGCTTTCATCATCAAAACGTATGATCTGCTGGTTGGAAGCGATTACGCGGCTCTTTCTGGTCGTTACACGTTTCTCCTGACGAATGACGGCATCACAGTTTGCACCCGCCTCTCTAAGAAGCCTTTCTGCAAGTGCGGCATTGGCATCTTCCCCCAGTACTGTATAGACAGAAACTTCCGCATCCAGCGCAGTAAGGTTGTTGATGACATTTCCCGCCCCACCGAGTACATTGCTCTCTTTGGAAACTTCCAGTACCTGTACCGGTGCTTCAGGGGAAATGCGTTCACACTCTCCCCAGATATAGTGGTCGATCATCAGATCACCCACTACGGCGATCTTCGCTTTTTTGGCCCGTATCTTATCCATGTGCCACTTCTGTCTTGTAGAGAGTTTTGATTTCGTCTATATACTCTTTGATCCCCGCTTCGAGTTCCCACTCCGGTGTATACCCGAGATACTCTTTTGAGGTACTGATATCCGCCTGTGTATGCATCTGGTATCCGGTGAAGGGGTTGGGGAAGTATTCGGTACCGTAGTCAGTACCCAGTTCTTTCTGGAGGATGTCGGCAATATCCTGAAAACTTCTCGGTTTGGAAGTTCCCACATTGTAGACACCGTTCTTTTTAGGTGCGCAGGCTTTGATGTTCGCCTGTATCACATCTTTGATATAGACGAAGTCACGGACGATTTTATCGCTTCCTTCAAAGAGTCTCGGTGCTTTGCCCGAGAGTATTTGGTGGCCGAACTGAATGACCGTCGAAGCGGTTTTGTCCTTGAAGAATTCTCTTGCGCCGTAGACATTGAAGTACTTCAGTCCCACGATGGTCATATCGGGGTAGATATTCATATATCGGTAGGCTATCTGGTCCATGGCATATTTACTGAAACCATAAGGGTTCTCGGGATGTTCTTTGCCTACAGTCTGTGGGGAGGGCAGGGAGCCGTAAGTCGCGGCCGAAGAGGCATAGACCAGAACGGCGTTCATGCGTCTGGCCATTTCCAGTATGTCATAAAAAGAGTTGACATTGGTCTGCATGATGATCTCCTGATCATACACACGTGTATCGGAGATGGCGGCTTCATGGAATATGTAGTCAAAGTCGTAGGCTTCAAGTGCCTTGATGTCTTCCTTGGAATTGAGGTCGCCGCAGATCACGTCGCCATGAAAGCCTATCAGGTTCTTGTAGTGTCCGAAGCTTTTCAGGTTGCCGTTGGAAAACTTCTCTTCGCTTCTGAATTTGTCAAAGACGACAATGCTGCTTTGGGGAAAGTTCTCCTGAAAGTAGAATGCCAGGTTCGAGCCGATGAAACCGGCACCGCCGGTAATAAGTATGGTTTTGCCGTTAAAGTCTATATCATTGTATTTCATGCAGTTATTATAGCCGGATTTTCCTCTAAAAAGCGTTTGCACTCTGCTATTGCAGGAAAAAAATAGTCCGCCTTCTCGATCTTCTTATTGCCGATTGCAATGCTGTGGCCGATACCGGCATTTCCCGCAAGATCGATGTCGCTCTGTTTGTCGCCGATCATCCAGGAACGGGACAGGTCGATATCGTAGGTTGCCATTATTGCTTCTATCATACCTGTTTCCGGTTTTCTGCAGCAGCAGTTTTCTTCCGGTGCATGGGGGCAGTGCTTTACCTCTTCTATGTGAATACCCTGCTGTTCAAACTTCTCTTTCATCCAGCTTGTCACTTTCTGAAAGTCCCTTTCACCATAATATCCCCGGCCGATCCCGGACTGGTTGGTCACCACAAAGATCTGATACCCCGCATCGGAAAAAAACCTGACGAGATCGAAGATTCCCTCGACGAATTTGAAATCTTCTATCTTGTGTACATAGCCATGGTCCACATTGATGACCCCGTCACGGTCCAGAAAGAGTGCTTTCATATGATTCAGCTTGCCCCTTCCCGAACGAGAACGGTTTTGATGGTCTTGATAAGGATGACAAGGTCCATCCACAGGTTCCAGTTCCTTATATACCAGACATCCAATTCCACACGTGTCTGAAAATCCACATCCGACCTGCCACTGACCTGCCATAGGCCTGTGATGCCCGGTTTTACAGAAAGTATAGTTTCGATCTCTTCGCCTATGATCTCTTTTTCGTCAAGCATATAGGGACGGGGACCTATGAAGCTCATGTCACCTCTGAATACATTGAAGATCTGCGGCAGTTCGTCCAGAGAAGTACGGCGAAGGAAGTGCCCGACCTTCGTAACACGGGGGTCATGTTCATACTTATGGTATTTTTGATAATAGTCTATCTCTTCAGGGTGCTCTTTCAGATACGTTTCGAGCATTGCGTCACTGTTCTCATACATAGTTTGGAATTTATAGCAGTTGAAGGGTTTCCCGTGCTTTCCCAGGCGTTTCTGCTTGAAAAATATTTTTTCATCAGGGTTTTCACGTTTAATTTTGTAAGCGACTGCAAGCATGACCGGGATCAGAAAAGGAAACATCAAGAGTGAGAGCATGAAATCAGATATGTTTTTGAATTCTGTTCTGAGTGGGCTTTTCAGACGGTTCTGAAAGACGATGAGATTGGTGCGGGTATTGGAAAGTTCATAGATGAATGAATGGGTCAGATTATATTCGTTGATCAAAGGAATGAATATAACTTCATGGTGTTTTTTGACTTCTTTATGCAAGATAGCCTGTGTAGCATCTATACCCAGCTCTGTCGAATTGATAAAAACGGTCTTGGGCTCTTCCTTGTGTACTTCAATGTACCCCAGGTAATGATTGGTTTTTATCTCCTCCGATAGGAATGTATCATGACTGTAAATTTTGACTTTACGTTGCCATAGACCTATTTTGTAGAGATATTTCTTTCCGATGTTCTTGAAGAGAGGTATGAAAAAAGAGATGGACAGGAAAATGAATATGATAGTGGCGCGTGAATATTCATTGATCGTTTTGGTCATCGCAAGAATGGCAAGAATGAGAATCAGTGACATGAAAAGTGCTTTAAGCACAAGCCGGCTTTCATGCCAAAAATCATATCGTCTGGTATAGATGCCCTCATTGAACATCAAACCTATGGGAAAAACATAGATCATCCACAATGAAAGATAGAGTGAAAGTGTATGGCCGAATTGATGTTCAAAGGAAGCACCCAGAAAATAACGTATCTCATAGCCTATCACTATTGAAATAAATATCGCGAGCAGGTCAAGCAATAATAGAATGATTTTACTATAAAGTTCTTTCACACGCTACCCTCCATATTTCAAAAGTTATTGTAGCAAAAAAAATATTTTTTTAGATTGGGCAAGCATACCATTTCCCTTGCTAGTCCCGGATCATTTCTTTGACCTTCTCTCCAAAAGCAGTGAGGACTTTGGTAGCAGAGTAGTACTGTATAACATAATCCCGTGCATTTTGGCCTGTCTCTGCACAGCTGCTTTTATCTGAAGAAAGATGTTCTATGGTCTTTACCGCATGATCAAAATCGTTACTGTCGTAAAAGTATCCTCCTTTGGATCTTTCAAAAACCCTGGCTACTTCCGAAGCCGTGTTGCCGGTTACAAGTGACGGCTTTGCACTGGCCATCATACCGAGCAGTTTCGAAGGCATGACCGTATCGAGAACATTGTTTTTCTGAAACAATATATGCAGGTCTGCGCTGCACAGAAGGTCTGGAAGAATATTGTATGCCACAGGAGATGCATGCCGTACGTTCTTTAGTTTTTTAGTGTTCTGTACCAACCATTCTTTCTTTGCGCCGGCACCTACAACAATGAACTCTATATTGTCATTCTCTGTAAAATATTCAGCGATCCGTATGAAAAAATCCCAATCCTGTTTTGCTCCGATGCTACCGCTGTACAGTATTTTGAATTTTGCTGATCTCAAAAGGGCATGTTGCCCAGCCTTCATCGGATCTATGAATGTTTCATCAACCCAATTCGGGAAAAAATAGTTTTTGGTACGGGTTTTGCTTTTTAGCTTTTCGATCATGGCATGACTGATCGTACTAACGATATTTGCTTTATCCAGAAGTGTCTTTTCCAGCTGGAAGAGTAGATTGAAGATCTTTGTTTTGAAACCTTTCTCTTCACCGGCCAGACCGGATTCGATGGCCGCATCAAATTCGAAATCCTGTATGTGTACCCATACCTTTGCACCGCGAAGTTTTGCAAGGAGCAGACCCAGCAGGATAGAACTCGTGAAAGGAACGATGCAGATCACCAGATCACTTTGTTTGACCCTGAACAGATTGCGTATACTTCCCAAGGTAAAATCAAGGAGATGAAGGGTACGCGTCTTGAAGGTAGGGTTCTTCGGTACATATTGTCTGTATCTGTGTATGGTTATACTATTTTTTTTCTCCGTCATAAAAACAGGTTTCTTCCGATACTCTTCCGCTATTTCCCACTCAGGATAATAGGGGAATCCGGTGATGACATCTACCTGATATGTTTGGGAAAGGTACTCGGCCATTTGCGTACTGTAGAGTCCTGTCGCACTCTCTTCAGGATAGAAATTGATACCTATGACAGTAATGTGTTTATCCAACAGTCCTGTCCTTTATAGGCAATGCGGGTGACCCGACACATACCTTTGCGGCAGGAAGATCCTTGAATACACTGCTTCTTGCACCGACCACCGTTCCTCTGCCGACAGTGATTCCCGGAGCGACATAGACATCTGTTGCAAGCCAGCATTCATCTTTTATGATGATCTTTTGACTGAAGATGGGAAAATTTTCTCTGTCATATCGGTGTGATGCAGCGCACAGATAGGATCTTTGCGATATGACGACATTCTTTCCTATCTCTATGGGGCCAAGGCTGTACAGTTCCACATTGTCACCGATCCAGCTGTCATCTCCTATACTGACCTTCCATGGGTAGGTGATCGTGACATTCGGACGTATAATGACGTTTTTCCCTATTTTTGCGCCGAACATACGGAGCAGAAAGCGTCTCCAGCCGTAAAATATCTGCGGGGAGGGGCGGAAGAGAAGTGTCTGGGTGAACCACCATAATTGTACCGTGATACCGGACCGTCCTCTGAAGTTTTTCGGTAACGTGAAGTCTTTCAATGTCTGCATGATGCTACACCTTCATATAGTTCTTTCCATTTGTATACATTGTTCTCCCAGCTGTAGTGTTCAATGATGAACGCTTTGAGTTTTCTCCCTCTTTCATTTCGTTCCGATTCTGACCAGGATACCGCTTCCTGAAGGCTCTTTTTCAATGCCTCTATATTCGGATCGATCAGCATACCGCCGTTCTCCTGCCATTCAGGATAGATCCCTGTCTGATGGGTTGTGATAACTGGTGTTTC
This DNA window, taken from Sulfurovum lithotrophicum, encodes the following:
- the gmhA gene encoding D-sedoheptulose 7-phosphate isomerase, giving the protein MKEMIQAEFEAHRKTIEKTIDILIPSVEKASRMLVDTLRNGHKVLLCGNGGSAADAQHIAAELTGRYKSERRGLPGIALTTDTSALTAISNDYGYDRVFDRQVEALANKGDLLIGISTSGNSKNVLSAFKVAKTLGCDCLGLSGRDGGEMNEVCDINIVVPSNDTPRIQEMHILIGHTLCQAVDNELS
- a CDS encoding ABC transporter ATP-binding protein encodes the protein MKQLIKYFLPYMLDYKREFIFAILGMIAVAVGTTLSAHLLKPVLDDIFINKDQEMLKLIPFAIVGVFMLKSTGRFVQTYYTVYIGDDIVRKLRDRLALHLMYQDIDYLNKMRSGELLSRVTNDINRIQSVVSSMIPTLMVKAMLIVTLTAYVIYQSPKLAFYFLVIMPLALLPLQILARKMKKYSKRSQESNSDLTSRLTEIFNNIEVIKSSSSQEYEYERFSKENMNFFQLAIKQMRVNALVGPSLEVFGSVAIAVAIYVGALQVIHDEITVGTFFAFVTALFMLYDPIKVLSNIHNRIQDAVAATERMSELFESAPTIVSGNKELQYVEKVIFENVSLDYGGKKALEGISLEARKGKVYALVGDSGAGKSSFVNLLVRFYEPTLGELKINDLNIAEYTLDSLHRKIAYVTQRIYIFQDTVLANVAYGSEADEEQVIAALKKAQAWEFVKEMDEGIYTSLDEFGVNLSGGQRQRIALARALYKSPEILILDEATSALDNKSEKAIQKALEGIKNEMVTFIVAHRLSTVENADTILLFEEGRIIDRGSYSELLSRSEAFRRLANKGEE
- the rfaE1 gene encoding D-glycero-beta-D-manno-heptose-7-phosphate kinase is translated as MDKIRAKKAKIAVVGDLMIDHYIWGECERISPEAPVQVLEVSKESNVLGGAGNVINNLTALDAEVSVYTVLGEDANAALAERLLREAGANCDAVIRQEKRVTTRKSRVIASNQQIIRFDDESREDISLGSQYALLTDLQKNIFSCDAVLLSDYGKGVLTPTLTRDIISLAKAHDKPVLVDPKGTDYGKYEGATLLTPNKKEASLATGIELSDQDTLREAGFKLKNELSLTYGIITLSEEGIAIFNDGMHIIPTVAREVYDVTGAGDTVLASLGIAMASGLDITEACEFANKAAAIVVAKVGSATATLNEIEEYEHSLNKGQAESKIKDFTQIKRIAKRLRAQGRKIIFTNGCFDILHRGHASYLQQAKALGDFLIVGLNSDESITRLKGESRPINDLEDRAFLLAALESVDYVVPFTEDTPYELIKRVMPDVLVKGADYEGKEVVGSDIAKEVKLISFVEGKSTSSIIGKISGNSC
- the rfaD gene encoding ADP-glyceromanno-heptose 6-epimerase, translating into MKYNDIDFNGKTILITGGAGFIGSNLAFYFQENFPQSSIVVFDKFRSEEKFSNGNLKSFGHYKNLIGFHGDVICGDLNSKEDIKALEAYDFDYIFHEAAISDTRVYDQEIIMQTNVNSFYDILEMARRMNAVLVYASSAATYGSLPSPQTVGKEHPENPYGFSKYAMDQIAYRYMNIYPDMTIVGLKYFNVYGAREFFKDKTASTVIQFGHQILSGKAPRLFEGSDKIVRDFVYIKDVIQANIKACAPKKNGVYNVGTSKPRSFQDIADILQKELGTDYGTEYFPNPFTGYQMHTQADISTSKEYLGYTPEWELEAGIKEYIDEIKTLYKTEVAHG
- the gmhB gene encoding D-glycero-beta-D-manno-heptose 1,7-bisphosphate 7-phosphatase, whose translation is MKALFLDRDGVINVDHGYVHKIEDFKFVEGIFDLVRFFSDAGYQIFVVTNQSGIGRGYYGERDFQKVTSWMKEKFEQQGIHIEEVKHCPHAPEENCCCRKPETGMIEAIMATYDIDLSRSWMIGDKQSDIDLAGNAGIGHSIAIGNKKIEKADYFFPAIAECKRFLEENPAIITA
- a CDS encoding sugar transferase — its product is MKELYSKIILLLLDLLAIFISIVIGYEIRYFLGASFEHQFGHTLSLYLSLWMIYVFPIGLMFNEGIYTRRYDFWHESRLVLKALFMSLILILAILAMTKTINEYSRATIIFIFLSISFFIPLFKNIGKKYLYKIGLWQRKVKIYSHDTFLSEEIKTNHYLGYIEVHKEEPKTVFINSTELGIDATQAILHKEVKKHHEVIFIPLINEYNLTHSFIYELSNTRTNLIVFQNRLKSPLRTEFKNISDFMLSLLMFPFLIPVMLAVAYKIKRENPDEKIFFKQKRLGKHGKPFNCYKFQTMYENSDAMLETYLKEHPEEIDYYQKYHKYEHDPRVTKVGHFLRRTSLDELPQIFNVFRGDMSFIGPRPYMLDEKEIIGEEIETILSVKPGITGLWQVSGRSDVDFQTRVELDVWYIRNWNLWMDLVILIKTIKTVLVREGAS
- a CDS encoding WcaI family glycosyltransferase — encoded protein: MDKHITVIGINFYPEESATGLYSTQMAEYLSQTYQVDVITGFPYYPEWEIAEEYRKKPVFMTEKKNSITIHRYRQYVPKNPTFKTRTLHLLDFTLGSIRNLFRVKQSDLVICIVPFTSSILLGLLLAKLRGAKVWVHIQDFEFDAAIESGLAGEEKGFKTKIFNLLFQLEKTLLDKANIVSTISHAMIEKLKSKTRTKNYFFPNWVDETFIDPMKAGQHALLRSAKFKILYSGSIGAKQDWDFFIRIAEYFTENDNIEFIVVGAGAKKEWLVQNTKKLKNVRHASPVAYNILPDLLCSADLHILFQKNNVLDTVMPSKLLGMMASAKPSLVTGNTASEVARVFERSKGGYFYDSNDFDHAVKTIEHLSSDKSSCAETGQNARDYVIQYYSATKVLTAFGEKVKEMIRD
- a CDS encoding putative colanic acid biosynthesis acetyltransferase, which codes for MQTLKDFTLPKNFRGRSGITVQLWWFTQTLLFRPSPQIFYGWRRFLLRMFGAKIGKNVIIRPNVTITYPWKVSIGDDSWIGDNVELYSLGPIEIGKNVVISQRSYLCAASHRYDRENFPIFSQKIIIKDECWLATDVYVAPGITVGRGTVVGARSSVFKDLPAAKVCVGSPALPIKDRTVG